One window from the genome of Choloepus didactylus isolate mChoDid1 chromosome 2, mChoDid1.pri, whole genome shotgun sequence encodes:
- the CSF3R gene encoding granulocyte colony-stimulating factor receptor isoform X1, producing the protein MVGPGTWSLTRAALIIFLLHGSLEQCGHIRLSAPIVRLGDPVTASCIFGQNCSHVGPESQILWKLGAELQLRGRQQHLPDGTLESTITLPHLNHTQAFLFCCLLWNNRLQILDQAELQAGYPPSPPHNLSCLMDLKTNNLTCQWEPGPDTHLPTSFTLKSFKSRGNCQTPEDPIPDCVPKAGQSRCSIPRKHLHLYQNMGIWVQAENALGTSKSLKLCLDPMDVAKLEPPTLWALDPSSEVAPAPPDCLRLCWEPWKGSQFMDQKCELRYQPWLGAASWALAAPLLPNALQHELCGLLPATTYTLQMRCIRERLPGHWSDWSPSLELSTAELAPVIKMDTWWRQRQLDPRTVDVQLFWKPTPLEENRGQIQGYLVSWRPPGQDEAVLPLCNTTELNCTFHLPPEAREVALVAYNTAGTSRPTPVVFLESRGPPLAGLHALGRDPHSLWVGWEPPSTQPRGYVIEWGLGPPSTSSSSKTWRMEHNGTITGTLLQENIGPFQLYEITVMALYQDSVGPSQHIYAYSQEKAPSHAPELHLKHIGKTWAQLEWVPEAPGLGRSPFTHYTIFWTDAQDQSFSTVLNASSHGFVLHGLEPASLYHVHLMATSRIGATNSTSLTLMTLALEESELHILLGLFGLLLLFTCLCGAAWLCCSPRRKNPLWPSVPDPAHSSLGSWMPSIMAEETFQLPSLRDPSMPPIAKITVLEEEEKKPGPWESSDSSGTCGLPTLVQAYVLQGDPRAVSTQPQPRPSSDQVLYGKVLGSPTGSGPGHYFRCDSTQPLLGGLTPSPKSYENLWFQTSPLGAPVAPSPSQEDDCAFGPLLDFPLLQGLQVHGVEELEGF; encoded by the exons ATGGTGGGGCCGGGAACCTGGAGCCTGACCCGAGCTGCCCTGATCATCTTTCTGCTCCACGGAA GCCTCGAGCAGTGCGGGCACATCAGACTGTCTGCCCCGATCGTCCGCCTAGGGGATCCTGTCACAGCTTCTTGCATCTTTGGCCAGAACTGCAGCCACGTGGGCCCAGAGTCACAGATTCTGTGGAAACTGGGAGCAGAGCTTCAACTCAGGGGGAGGCAGCAGCACCTTCCTGATGGAACCCTGGAGTCCACCATCACCCTGCCCCACCTCAACCACACTCAGGCCTTTCTCTTCTGCTGCCTGCTCTGGAACAATCGCCTGCAGATCCTAGAtcaggctgagctgcaggccgGCT ACCCTCCCAGCCCACCTCATAACCTGTCCTGCCTCATGGACCTTAAAACGAATAACCTTACCTGCCAGTGGGAGCCAGGACCTGACACTCACCTGCCCACAAGCTTCACCCTAAAGAGCTTCAA GAGCCGGGGCAACTGCCAGACCCCAGAGGATCCCATCCCAGACTGCGTGCCCAAGGCTGGGCAGAGCCGCTGCTCCATCCCACGCAAACACCTGCATTTGTACCAGAATATGGGCATCTGGGTGCAGGCGGAGAATGCGCTGGGGACCAGCAAGTCCCTGAAGCTGTGCCTTGATCCCATGGATGTCG caaaaCTGGAGCCACCCACGCTGTGGGCCCTGGACCCCAGCTCGGAGGTGGCCCCAGCCCCGCCTGACTGCCTGCGGTTGTGCTGGGAGCCGTGGAAGGGAAGCCAGTTCATGGACCAGAAGTGCGAGCTGCGCTACCAGCCGTGGCTTGGAGCAGCCAGCTGGGCCCTG gcgGCCCCCCTGCTCCCCAACGCCCTCCAGCACGAGCTCTGTGGGCTCCTCCCCGCCACAACCTACACCCTGCAGATGCGCTGCATCCGCGAGCGCCTGCCCGGCCACTGGAGCGACTGGAGCCCCAGCCTAGAGCTGAGCACAGCAGAACTGG CCCCCGTCATCAAAATGGACACGTGGTGGCGGCAGAGGCAGCTGGATCCCAGGACAGTGGATGTGCAGCTGTTCTGGAAG CCAACGCCCCTGGAGGAAAACAGGGGGCAGATCCAAGGATATCTGGTCTCCTGGAGACCCCCTGGCCAGGATGAGGCAGTCCTTCCCCTGTGCAACACCACAGAGCTCAACTGCACCTTCCACCTGCCTCCAGAAGCCCGGGAGGTGGCCCTCGTGGCCTACAACACGGCCGGGACTTCACGCCCCACCCCAGTGGTCTTCTTGGAGAGCAGAG GCCCACCCCTGGCCGGACTCCATGCCCTGGGCCGAGACCCTCACAGCCTCTGGGTGGGCTGGGAGCCCCCCAGCACACAGCCTCGGGGCTATGTGATTGAGTGGGGCCTGGGCCCCCCCAGCACCAGCAGCAGCAGTAAGACCTGGAGGATGGAGCATAATGGGACCATCACGGGGACGCTGCTGCAGG AGAACATTGGGCCTTTTCAGCTTTATGAGATCACTGTGATGGCCCTATATCAGGACTCCGTGGGACCCTCCCAGCACATCTATGCCTATTCCCAAGAGAAGG CCCCCTCCCATGCCCCAGAGCTGCATCTAAAGCACATTGGCAAGACATGGGCCCAGCTGGAGTGGGTGCCCGAGGCCCCTGGGTTGGGGAGAAGCCCCTTTACCCACTACACCATCTTCTGGACCGATGCTCAGGACCAGTCCTTCT CTACTGTCCTGAATGCTTCCTCCCATGGCTTTGTCCTCCACGGCCTGGAGCCTGCCAGCTTGTATCACGTCCACCTCATGGCCACCAGCCGGATTGGGGCCACCAACAGTACAAGCCTCACCCTGATGACCTTGGCCCTGG AGGAGTCAGAGCTGCACATCCTCCTGGGCCTGTTCGGCCTCCTGCTCTTGTTCACCTGCCTCTGTGGGGCTGCCTGGCTCTGCTGTAGCCCCAG GAGGAAGAATCCGCTCTGGCCAAGTGTCCCAGACCCAGCCCACAGCAGCCTGGGCTCCTGGATGCCCTCCATCATGGCAGAG GAGACCTTCCAATTGCCCAGCCTTCGGGACCCCAGCATGCCGCCCATCGCCAAGATCACGGTgctggaggaggaagaaaagaagccaGGGCCCTGGGAGTCCAGCGACAGCTCGGGGACCTGTGGCCTCCCCACCCTGGTCCAGGCCTATGTACTCCAGGGAGACCCAAGAGCAGTTtccacccagccccagccccggcccAGCAGTGACCAGGTCCTTTACGGGAAGGTGCTGGGCAGTCCCACAGGGTCGGGACCAGGGCACTACTTCCGCTGCGACTCCACCCAGCCCCTCTTGGGAGGCCTCACCCCTAGCCCCAAGTCCTACGAGAACCTCTGGTTCCAGACCAGTCCCCTGGGGGCCCCAGTGGCCCCATCTCCAAGCCAGGAAGATGACTGTGCCTTTGGACCACTACTTGACTTCCCCCTGCTGCAGGGGCTCCAGGTCCATGGGGTGGAGGAGCTGGAGGGCTTCTAG
- the CSF3R gene encoding granulocyte colony-stimulating factor receptor isoform X3: MSPANTNPPSPPHNLSCLMDLKTNNLTCQWEPGPDTHLPTSFTLKSFKSRGNCQTPEDPIPDCVPKAGQSRCSIPRKHLHLYQNMGIWVQAENALGTSKSLKLCLDPMDVAKLEPPTLWALDPSSEVAPAPPDCLRLCWEPWKGSQFMDQKCELRYQPWLGAASWALAAPLLPNALQHELCGLLPATTYTLQMRCIRERLPGHWSDWSPSLELSTAELAPVIKMDTWWRQRQLDPRTVDVQLFWKPTPLEENRGQIQGYLVSWRPPGQDEAVLPLCNTTELNCTFHLPPEAREVALVAYNTAGTSRPTPVVFLESRGPPLAGLHALGRDPHSLWVGWEPPSTQPRGYVIEWGLGPPSTSSSSKTWRMEHNGTITGTLLQENIGPFQLYEITVMALYQDSVGPSQHIYAYSQEKAPSHAPELHLKHIGKTWAQLEWVPEAPGLGRSPFTHYTIFWTDAQDQSFSTVLNASSHGFVLHGLEPASLYHVHLMATSRIGATNSTSLTLMTLALEESELHILLGLFGLLLLFTCLCGAAWLCCSPRRKNPLWPSVPDPAHSSLGSWMPSIMAEETFQLPSLRDPSMPPIAKITVLEEEEKKPGPWESSDSSGTCGLPTLVQAYVLQGDPRAVSTQPQPRPSSDQVLYGKVLGSPTGSGPGHYFRCDSTQPLLGGLTPSPKSYENLWFQTSPLGAPVAPSPSQEDDCAFGPLLDFPLLQGLQVHGVEELEGF, encoded by the exons ATGTCTCCTGCCAATACTA ACCCTCCCAGCCCACCTCATAACCTGTCCTGCCTCATGGACCTTAAAACGAATAACCTTACCTGCCAGTGGGAGCCAGGACCTGACACTCACCTGCCCACAAGCTTCACCCTAAAGAGCTTCAA GAGCCGGGGCAACTGCCAGACCCCAGAGGATCCCATCCCAGACTGCGTGCCCAAGGCTGGGCAGAGCCGCTGCTCCATCCCACGCAAACACCTGCATTTGTACCAGAATATGGGCATCTGGGTGCAGGCGGAGAATGCGCTGGGGACCAGCAAGTCCCTGAAGCTGTGCCTTGATCCCATGGATGTCG caaaaCTGGAGCCACCCACGCTGTGGGCCCTGGACCCCAGCTCGGAGGTGGCCCCAGCCCCGCCTGACTGCCTGCGGTTGTGCTGGGAGCCGTGGAAGGGAAGCCAGTTCATGGACCAGAAGTGCGAGCTGCGCTACCAGCCGTGGCTTGGAGCAGCCAGCTGGGCCCTG gcgGCCCCCCTGCTCCCCAACGCCCTCCAGCACGAGCTCTGTGGGCTCCTCCCCGCCACAACCTACACCCTGCAGATGCGCTGCATCCGCGAGCGCCTGCCCGGCCACTGGAGCGACTGGAGCCCCAGCCTAGAGCTGAGCACAGCAGAACTGG CCCCCGTCATCAAAATGGACACGTGGTGGCGGCAGAGGCAGCTGGATCCCAGGACAGTGGATGTGCAGCTGTTCTGGAAG CCAACGCCCCTGGAGGAAAACAGGGGGCAGATCCAAGGATATCTGGTCTCCTGGAGACCCCCTGGCCAGGATGAGGCAGTCCTTCCCCTGTGCAACACCACAGAGCTCAACTGCACCTTCCACCTGCCTCCAGAAGCCCGGGAGGTGGCCCTCGTGGCCTACAACACGGCCGGGACTTCACGCCCCACCCCAGTGGTCTTCTTGGAGAGCAGAG GCCCACCCCTGGCCGGACTCCATGCCCTGGGCCGAGACCCTCACAGCCTCTGGGTGGGCTGGGAGCCCCCCAGCACACAGCCTCGGGGCTATGTGATTGAGTGGGGCCTGGGCCCCCCCAGCACCAGCAGCAGCAGTAAGACCTGGAGGATGGAGCATAATGGGACCATCACGGGGACGCTGCTGCAGG AGAACATTGGGCCTTTTCAGCTTTATGAGATCACTGTGATGGCCCTATATCAGGACTCCGTGGGACCCTCCCAGCACATCTATGCCTATTCCCAAGAGAAGG CCCCCTCCCATGCCCCAGAGCTGCATCTAAAGCACATTGGCAAGACATGGGCCCAGCTGGAGTGGGTGCCCGAGGCCCCTGGGTTGGGGAGAAGCCCCTTTACCCACTACACCATCTTCTGGACCGATGCTCAGGACCAGTCCTTCT CTACTGTCCTGAATGCTTCCTCCCATGGCTTTGTCCTCCACGGCCTGGAGCCTGCCAGCTTGTATCACGTCCACCTCATGGCCACCAGCCGGATTGGGGCCACCAACAGTACAAGCCTCACCCTGATGACCTTGGCCCTGG AGGAGTCAGAGCTGCACATCCTCCTGGGCCTGTTCGGCCTCCTGCTCTTGTTCACCTGCCTCTGTGGGGCTGCCTGGCTCTGCTGTAGCCCCAG GAGGAAGAATCCGCTCTGGCCAAGTGTCCCAGACCCAGCCCACAGCAGCCTGGGCTCCTGGATGCCCTCCATCATGGCAGAG GAGACCTTCCAATTGCCCAGCCTTCGGGACCCCAGCATGCCGCCCATCGCCAAGATCACGGTgctggaggaggaagaaaagaagccaGGGCCCTGGGAGTCCAGCGACAGCTCGGGGACCTGTGGCCTCCCCACCCTGGTCCAGGCCTATGTACTCCAGGGAGACCCAAGAGCAGTTtccacccagccccagccccggcccAGCAGTGACCAGGTCCTTTACGGGAAGGTGCTGGGCAGTCCCACAGGGTCGGGACCAGGGCACTACTTCCGCTGCGACTCCACCCAGCCCCTCTTGGGAGGCCTCACCCCTAGCCCCAAGTCCTACGAGAACCTCTGGTTCCAGACCAGTCCCCTGGGGGCCCCAGTGGCCCCATCTCCAAGCCAGGAAGATGACTGTGCCTTTGGACCACTACTTGACTTCCCCCTGCTGCAGGGGCTCCAGGTCCATGGGGTGGAGGAGCTGGAGGGCTTCTAG
- the CSF3R gene encoding granulocyte colony-stimulating factor receptor isoform X2, with product MPESRGLEQCGHIRLSAPIVRLGDPVTASCIFGQNCSHVGPESQILWKLGAELQLRGRQQHLPDGTLESTITLPHLNHTQAFLFCCLLWNNRLQILDQAELQAGYPPSPPHNLSCLMDLKTNNLTCQWEPGPDTHLPTSFTLKSFKSRGNCQTPEDPIPDCVPKAGQSRCSIPRKHLHLYQNMGIWVQAENALGTSKSLKLCLDPMDVAKLEPPTLWALDPSSEVAPAPPDCLRLCWEPWKGSQFMDQKCELRYQPWLGAASWALAAPLLPNALQHELCGLLPATTYTLQMRCIRERLPGHWSDWSPSLELSTAELAPVIKMDTWWRQRQLDPRTVDVQLFWKPTPLEENRGQIQGYLVSWRPPGQDEAVLPLCNTTELNCTFHLPPEAREVALVAYNTAGTSRPTPVVFLESRGPPLAGLHALGRDPHSLWVGWEPPSTQPRGYVIEWGLGPPSTSSSSKTWRMEHNGTITGTLLQENIGPFQLYEITVMALYQDSVGPSQHIYAYSQEKAPSHAPELHLKHIGKTWAQLEWVPEAPGLGRSPFTHYTIFWTDAQDQSFSTVLNASSHGFVLHGLEPASLYHVHLMATSRIGATNSTSLTLMTLALEESELHILLGLFGLLLLFTCLCGAAWLCCSPRRKNPLWPSVPDPAHSSLGSWMPSIMAEETFQLPSLRDPSMPPIAKITVLEEEEKKPGPWESSDSSGTCGLPTLVQAYVLQGDPRAVSTQPQPRPSSDQVLYGKVLGSPTGSGPGHYFRCDSTQPLLGGLTPSPKSYENLWFQTSPLGAPVAPSPSQEDDCAFGPLLDFPLLQGLQVHGVEELEGF from the exons ATGCCAGAGAGCAGGG GCCTCGAGCAGTGCGGGCACATCAGACTGTCTGCCCCGATCGTCCGCCTAGGGGATCCTGTCACAGCTTCTTGCATCTTTGGCCAGAACTGCAGCCACGTGGGCCCAGAGTCACAGATTCTGTGGAAACTGGGAGCAGAGCTTCAACTCAGGGGGAGGCAGCAGCACCTTCCTGATGGAACCCTGGAGTCCACCATCACCCTGCCCCACCTCAACCACACTCAGGCCTTTCTCTTCTGCTGCCTGCTCTGGAACAATCGCCTGCAGATCCTAGAtcaggctgagctgcaggccgGCT ACCCTCCCAGCCCACCTCATAACCTGTCCTGCCTCATGGACCTTAAAACGAATAACCTTACCTGCCAGTGGGAGCCAGGACCTGACACTCACCTGCCCACAAGCTTCACCCTAAAGAGCTTCAA GAGCCGGGGCAACTGCCAGACCCCAGAGGATCCCATCCCAGACTGCGTGCCCAAGGCTGGGCAGAGCCGCTGCTCCATCCCACGCAAACACCTGCATTTGTACCAGAATATGGGCATCTGGGTGCAGGCGGAGAATGCGCTGGGGACCAGCAAGTCCCTGAAGCTGTGCCTTGATCCCATGGATGTCG caaaaCTGGAGCCACCCACGCTGTGGGCCCTGGACCCCAGCTCGGAGGTGGCCCCAGCCCCGCCTGACTGCCTGCGGTTGTGCTGGGAGCCGTGGAAGGGAAGCCAGTTCATGGACCAGAAGTGCGAGCTGCGCTACCAGCCGTGGCTTGGAGCAGCCAGCTGGGCCCTG gcgGCCCCCCTGCTCCCCAACGCCCTCCAGCACGAGCTCTGTGGGCTCCTCCCCGCCACAACCTACACCCTGCAGATGCGCTGCATCCGCGAGCGCCTGCCCGGCCACTGGAGCGACTGGAGCCCCAGCCTAGAGCTGAGCACAGCAGAACTGG CCCCCGTCATCAAAATGGACACGTGGTGGCGGCAGAGGCAGCTGGATCCCAGGACAGTGGATGTGCAGCTGTTCTGGAAG CCAACGCCCCTGGAGGAAAACAGGGGGCAGATCCAAGGATATCTGGTCTCCTGGAGACCCCCTGGCCAGGATGAGGCAGTCCTTCCCCTGTGCAACACCACAGAGCTCAACTGCACCTTCCACCTGCCTCCAGAAGCCCGGGAGGTGGCCCTCGTGGCCTACAACACGGCCGGGACTTCACGCCCCACCCCAGTGGTCTTCTTGGAGAGCAGAG GCCCACCCCTGGCCGGACTCCATGCCCTGGGCCGAGACCCTCACAGCCTCTGGGTGGGCTGGGAGCCCCCCAGCACACAGCCTCGGGGCTATGTGATTGAGTGGGGCCTGGGCCCCCCCAGCACCAGCAGCAGCAGTAAGACCTGGAGGATGGAGCATAATGGGACCATCACGGGGACGCTGCTGCAGG AGAACATTGGGCCTTTTCAGCTTTATGAGATCACTGTGATGGCCCTATATCAGGACTCCGTGGGACCCTCCCAGCACATCTATGCCTATTCCCAAGAGAAGG CCCCCTCCCATGCCCCAGAGCTGCATCTAAAGCACATTGGCAAGACATGGGCCCAGCTGGAGTGGGTGCCCGAGGCCCCTGGGTTGGGGAGAAGCCCCTTTACCCACTACACCATCTTCTGGACCGATGCTCAGGACCAGTCCTTCT CTACTGTCCTGAATGCTTCCTCCCATGGCTTTGTCCTCCACGGCCTGGAGCCTGCCAGCTTGTATCACGTCCACCTCATGGCCACCAGCCGGATTGGGGCCACCAACAGTACAAGCCTCACCCTGATGACCTTGGCCCTGG AGGAGTCAGAGCTGCACATCCTCCTGGGCCTGTTCGGCCTCCTGCTCTTGTTCACCTGCCTCTGTGGGGCTGCCTGGCTCTGCTGTAGCCCCAG GAGGAAGAATCCGCTCTGGCCAAGTGTCCCAGACCCAGCCCACAGCAGCCTGGGCTCCTGGATGCCCTCCATCATGGCAGAG GAGACCTTCCAATTGCCCAGCCTTCGGGACCCCAGCATGCCGCCCATCGCCAAGATCACGGTgctggaggaggaagaaaagaagccaGGGCCCTGGGAGTCCAGCGACAGCTCGGGGACCTGTGGCCTCCCCACCCTGGTCCAGGCCTATGTACTCCAGGGAGACCCAAGAGCAGTTtccacccagccccagccccggcccAGCAGTGACCAGGTCCTTTACGGGAAGGTGCTGGGCAGTCCCACAGGGTCGGGACCAGGGCACTACTTCCGCTGCGACTCCACCCAGCCCCTCTTGGGAGGCCTCACCCCTAGCCCCAAGTCCTACGAGAACCTCTGGTTCCAGACCAGTCCCCTGGGGGCCCCAGTGGCCCCATCTCCAAGCCAGGAAGATGACTGTGCCTTTGGACCACTACTTGACTTCCCCCTGCTGCAGGGGCTCCAGGTCCATGGGGTGGAGGAGCTGGAGGGCTTCTAG